Below is a window of Sulfurimonas sp. DNA.
ATTTTTACATATCGTTATATAGTTGAGTATATAACAAAGGAGTTAAGATGAGAATTATTATTTTATGGTTTTTACTGCTTGGTTTAAGTATGGAAGCCAGAGTTGTAACAGATGACTACGGTAGAAAAGTAGAATTGCCTGAAAAGGTAACTAAAATCTATGCATCCTCACCGCCTCTGAGCATGAGCCTTTTAGCTTTTGATCCTGAGTTGATAGCAGCACTTAATATGCCGTGGAAGGAAAACCAGAAGCCTTATGTTGGCACTGCATATGATAAACCCGTAGCAGGCGGTTTTTTTGGACAGGGACAGAGACCTAACTTTGAGGTGCTTGCAAAATCAAAACCGGACGTGATCATTATGTGGGGACGCATGAGTGGTGCAGACAAGATTTTAAAAAAGTTGGAAAAGCTAGGTATTCCGGTACTAATGATACGTAACGACTCTATAAAAGATCTTGTAAGCCAGTTTAATCTTTACGGCGAGCTTACCGGTAACACAAAAAGAGCAAAAGAGCTTGTTGATTACACACAAGAGACACTCTCTCTTATAGATTCGCTTCAAGAGAAGTTGGCAAAACAAAAACCAGTGCGTTACTACTTTGCACAAGGTGTAGACGGGCTTTTTAGCGAGTGTAAGGGTTCGTTCCACCTTGAGCCATTTAGCTACAGCTGGGCTGAAAATGCACTTGATTGTGACATGAGTTCAAACTACGGAATGGAGAAAATCTCCATAGAGAGTATTGTGATGGCTGATCCTGACGT
It encodes the following:
- a CDS encoding ABC transporter substrate-binding protein → MRIIILWFLLLGLSMEARVVTDDYGRKVELPEKVTKIYASSPPLSMSLLAFDPELIAALNMPWKENQKPYVGTAYDKPVAGGFFGQGQRPNFEVLAKSKPDVIIMWGRMSGADKILKKLEKLGIPVLMIRNDSIKDLVSQFNLYGELTGNTKRAKELVDYTQETLSLIDSLQEKLAKQKPVRYYFAQGVDGLFSECKGSFHLEPFSYSWAENALDCDMSSNYGMEKISIESIVMADPDVIVAMEPFFVKKINQNKHFKYLRSVRKGKVYLVPSTPFNYITRPPSFMRLMGIRWLIHNFYPEILDVSFVSEQKRFEKVFFKNL